Genomic DNA from Panulirus ornatus isolate Po-2019 chromosome 9, ASM3632096v1, whole genome shotgun sequence:
CTCCGGGAAGGCTTCCTTAACACTCGTCCGTCCTCTGATCTCTTTTTGacgaaaataatttttttttatccattgaAGGAATCTTCTCTTTGTTTCTACTTGGAGATTCAGCTTTTTAGCAACCTCCTGGTACAATGTCAAGTGCTCTCTGGTAGTCGAAAGGAAAACACATAATCCACATATTCTTTATTGTACAAAACATATGAGATATGCTACGCATGAGCTGGAGAACCGGATTAGCAGTCGACCAGCTGGAAGTCTAAGAGTGAGATGAAATAACATCGAGAAGGAACGAACACCAATGGAACAGGTAGAGGGAGTGGATGAAGTCCGATTCGACTAACAAGCAAGTAGCGTAGGGCGAAATGGGCAGGAGGTGttcaaacagtttgtctcctatactctttcctcctcctcagatGGGAATCTGGCGATATGTTAATGTCgactcaaagtctctctctcacatgtactttgtctgcagcttatttcctgcaacatgatattcatatcgaagCCTTCTTCCGCTGTGTCCCATTCTCAAGTTAAATTTCATGAACCACGCATCAGACCAACCCTGAAATTTGTCTAATAATATTCTCCTCTCATTCACTCGTGTGAGTTGCTAGTGAGGAGATGTTGGAAAAATGTATACAATCTTATTTTCAGGTGATGCGTTGATGTGTATGTCACGATTGTGTATACTCGCGTCACAGAAAATAtgtgaaatatacatatgtgatggtttttatcattcattttgcaTTTGGATATGTTACAGTGTTGAGGCTGTGTCACACGGCCAATTTTTCTCTAGAATCTTCTCAAGGGAACTCGATTCTGGCGAATCACAATCGACCTGCCACGCTAGCAGAACCAGTCAGCTGTCGCTTGGCCgcttcaaaacaaaacaaacaggTAACTTTACATTTGCTGCCCCGCGGAGATTGTATTGGTGAGCGATGTTTTGCGATGGTATCAGGTGTGATTCGGACGATTTCGACCCTCATTTCTCGCGCAAATCACTTATATCTGTGatatttcccctctcctcctccctcataacaATCTTAGGAGAAACCGTAGGAATCCAGGGTTTTGCGGTCGGGAAGATAGTTAGACGCGAGTAGTTTTCGACAGAAACAACAGTCAAAATCGTCCAGTTCACATCAAGTGCCATCGGTAAAACATATCGCTTCGCCGCAGGTTCATAGTAAACGTCCAAATCTTACGAACCTTACCTTAGACGACGCGTGTTCCTAACCAGGGCCACGTGGGTCCGCGGAGGCATCCAATAGACTTCTGAGAACGTTGTCATCGTCTCGCTAGTAGGAACTGAAGGACGGGACAGAAGCGCCATCACCTTGATACCAGTATCAAAAAAATTCCTCCTCCCGCAGCATGATTTACAGGGACGGCCGGCGTGCCTACCACTCACTGCGCCTGTTGTCCACACAACGTGATCAATGATAGCGAAAGTTTCTGTAgatctattatcattttcattatttctataaACCAAATATTTCCCTTAGTTTCTCGAGATCTAATATtagtttcattttttctaaaaCCAAATATTTCTCTTTGTATTCTAATATTCATTTGCAAGCTGAGTGATATGGAGCAGAgtagtaaagaaaaaagattgatCTATCGGTGGCACATAACAGAAATTTCATGCATTCAACGCAAAATGACCAAACAAACAACATGGTTCACAACTTAAGAGGTGGAAGAAGCAGTTACTAAGCATGGTATTACAACATCGATTATTGAAATGATTGAGTCTAACGTACCTTCTCTAGATTATTATTGCAGGACATATTGATCTGCCACTGCGGCAAATTTTTTTATAAGTTATAggtatatatcttttcctttgcCAATACATAACGTTTGCCTTCATGTTTTATGTATCATAAACGACAGTATGTACCTCTCTTGATCACACGTTGTGGGAAATAATACAAAGATGTACACGGAATAAATAAATTCTTTATTAAGTACTCATACACAAGATATTTAGTATACAAGACTCTGTatctcaacttatacctctgtctgGACATTAAAATGCTGGACTGACTTCTTTTCCTACTCTAGTATCTTAGTAAAAAATAAAAGGCTCTTGACACCATATGTTGTGCCTGGCTTATAGTCTTTGTATCCAGGGTTCTGGTCACACAGTCTTGCTCCAGTAATCACGCTCAACTGGGGGTGAAATGACCTAATTCTAAAATGCATTTTTATGGCAACAAAAAAACTAAGTTTACTCAGCTTAGGATTGACTCAgtatttatataattttcatttccCGTTTCTTGATGCGACTTGATGAACTTTGAACTATCATAGGTAAGGACTTTTTGTGCTATGTAGAATGTTTGTCACTGGGTTACATCTCGGAGCTTGATCAATTAATGAATTTCACCCACTGATCCCTTGGTTGTTCTAGGACTACAAAGCATTTCGTGTTGACTTCACAAATAACACATAATTTCCTAACAGTTTTCTTCACAATCTCCAGACGTACGGTGTTTCCTGCACAACAGCATAATAACCATACAATGTGAAGGTTTCCGGCACTTCAGTAAAACCTAGCCTATGTTGGCCACTCTCCTTCATACGGTGACGCATATGTGATGTAGCACGACCAGTACTACATTAGATGAATAGATTCCATTCTAGATATGATAATGAGCTGTAGCAAAACCAACTGTAACCTTATGATTACTGAAAGTTTATTAATAGCGAAATCCATAGTCGATGTACCTTTCCGTCTTGGCCGATTTATTGCGGGATCAGAGTATGCTGCAAATACCGATCATCCTAAGGCAGTGGAAGAATTAAATAATGACCTTATATTTCAATTGCTGTTAAAGTAACTTCTGAAAGCGCTTGGCGCTGCTTGTAGATCGCGTAACAACAGCAGCATTTGGCTCTGAGGTATTCCATCTATGAATATTTGTCATGTCTCGGTAAAGCCTGAAACTAGGTTTCTTCACACAAATTTGCTTAGGAATAATAATTTATCTTGACAGAGGTCATGAGGATAAAAACCTTTGTCTACGAAGTTTTATATAAATAGCCACGATGCTAACAAATATCTGGCaatattcttcttttctaaaGAAGTATAACTATTTATTCCTTGTCGTTCGCCATCACAGGCTTTCGAACAACTCTACAGGTGCGTTGAATCACCCTTGAGTAGCAATATTGTTCGTTGTAACTGGCGATGCTGCCATCCCTTATAAAACGGTAGATTAATTCTTTTAACTGTCTCTTTCGGTGTCGTGTGGTTCAACAGAAGCCAAAAAGATACTACCTTCTGCAACAGCTATATATACTCATATTATTCCGCCATTTTCCTTTGGCAACAAGCGAACGACGTTTGGACGAACGCctgctatataatatatatatatatatatatatatatatatatatatatatatatatatatatatatatatatatatataaattctaatTTCAGTCCCTAAATTTTACCCAACAAACGTCGCAAGTAGCGTCTTATATTTGTTATAGAAAATGTTCCGTAGTTCCTAGTGTTTATTGTTTGAGTTCTCATTCTTCTATCCAAATATAGAATGTTCCCCAATTACCAGTTTTTATTCTACAATCATTTAATCAATTTCTGAACGATACTTTTGCAAATAAGTGACAACACCTCCCCTTTGCAGGGAAAGTGAAGAGGCTCTTCGAAATGGCGTTCAGGCGATAAGCGCCATTGTACTTTCCAATTTAGTGAGTTGTAGACTATAGGACGAGGCATTCTACTGGATTTTTTTAAGCTATCGTTTTGCTTTTGTCTTCACCGTTTGATTTCCTGACCCTGACGCGTGTATAAATAGTTACAACGTAACGGGAAAAAAACAAGGCTGTTCAATGTTTTGCATTGGATCTTTAAAAATGCAGTAGAGACGTACCGTTGCAGGATTTATGACTAGAATTTTACCGATACAAATGGGTGCCAGCCAATTATGAAAGAGAATGGCAATCGCTTTAGCATATTACCAACAGCTTCATCATTGGAATGGAAGGTTTTTAAGCACTTTTCATGTTTACCACTAGGAGAGTACAGCTCATAATTTCAAATGTGATGTTCTTTCTATTTCCTTTATATCAGACCTCCGAGACATATGGCCGAAAGAGAAATTTCCTTTACGCTGACTGTTAAAAACGGGATCAAGAGTGATTGGTTGGTTTTCAACCAAGAATGCACCGGTAACAGAGCTCGATTTCTTTGctcctttttatatctttttttttaatgtatggaAGTCAAATTCTTCATTGTACctaatatttacatgtgtaaatgCATATTTCAGGTCTTTACTGATGGCAAGGAAAAGGTTGGTATTATAAaaattaagtttttaaaagaacaAACTGTTGGTTTAATGACCGACTCTTTTAAGTTTCAAACCCCAGTGTGGTCAACTCCCTTGGAATTACTCGATACTTTATGATGCTCATTTACAGCATGACTAATCATCCTGTGTTAGCACAATTTGGACAGTAAGTCAAGATATTAAAATGTTGCTGTTATGTAAGGATAAAATGAGTTGCAAAAATAATCTCTGTACGTAAAGAATCATACACAATTAGCTTAACTAAAGTTTTGCAGGATAAGAAATGAAAAACGCTGTGAAATATATTTTGCTTGTAAAAGGCAAATTTTCGTCTCCTACGTCAAACATGTAGGTATCCTTTTTTGAGGGCAGCGTGTTGAACACTTTACCTCAAGAATATGGAGATCCTTCATCCGTGCTGTTCGACAGGTTTGTTCAGTACATGTTCACCTGTGTTTAGATGGGTTCATTTTGTGCAACGTGTTAGTAGGAACAAGACTCGTGTGCCACAGCCTGGAAGCCATTGACAATACtcacatatactgtatatacagaaTTACAAGAGTCTTGAGAGAATTTCACGTCGTCAATCGGGCTTACTGTTCCAGCTCTGAGGGTGGATTGAGCTGACAACACAGAATAGGGAATGGCGACAGCTCACGACAGTACAGGGAAGAGTGGCGTAAGCTATCGACACAGTAAGAGTTGTGGTGTTTTGTGGCGCAATAAGCCCTTTCGTAGTGTGATGTTGTAGCATGGTGGCCCCTCTCTTGTTGTGAGCACACGACGTCACAAACCTTACTGGTGTGAGCTCACACACAAATCAATAACTTTCTGGTGTTGTGAGCTCACATCAGAGCCCTGCACTAGTGTGAACTCACGACACAACCATCTACAAGTGAGAGTTCGCGTGACAACCATCCATTGGTACGTCCTTACAACACTAGTAGTGAGCTCACAACACAGCAAGCATACAATGGTATGAATTCACAACACAACCGTCACTCACTGGagctcacaacacaaccatctaTTGGTATGAGCTAACAACACAGCAACCATCCACTGATGTGAGCTCACAACACTACAATCCCCATTCACTGACGTGAGCTTGAAACACAATAACCTTATAGGTGGTTCAAACTGACAAGCGAGACAGCAGACACATAATAGTTTGTATTAACGACATAACCAACCATTGAAATGACAGAGGCTCTTTATAAACAAAAACAGAGTCCTTTCTAGACATTGTCTAAACCCTCAACAAATACAGTCCATTTCATCCTCTACAGCAATCAAATCTTCGACTTTTATCGACTTTTTTTTGACGAAATATTTTCTTAAACTGGTATGCCGGACTGCCATCACGAACTattggaaaaaagaataaattcttTTTATATAGCTTTATCCAACATACAGATGTTCATGGAAAGGAATGATGCTCACCAATGGAAGCGTGTTCTAATACCTTTGCTGTATCACATTACCAAGGGATTGTGCTACGTCATATCATCATAGGGTGTCAGGTTACAACACAAACACTAATGAGGTGTTCGCTGTGTCACGACTCCAAGCTGCTgagcttgctgtgttgttaaTTCAAAACACTAGAGAGGACTTTGCTCGGTCGTATATTCCCAATTCTGGAAAAGCTTAGTCATTACTAAGCTTAGAACAGTAAAGAAGTATGTTGGTCTTTGTGTTAGGAACCGGTACAAGTACACGGTTTCGCTGTCTCATCAGCCCACAACACTAAGAAAGTTTGTTTCTCTGAAAGCTAGCGACACTGGGAGGGTTTGCTCTGTCGTCAGCTCACAGCAGTGGAGGGGTTTGTGTGTCGCAGTGAATCGTCAATACTACAATAGTAAAAGTTAAGTCCAAATGAGAGGAGGAAAATGTACTCTTCATTCTGGAACATATTAGTAAACAAAAATTACCATAAAGTATATAAACATTCTATTCCTACTCACAGTAAGTCTGTAATACAAGGAATTTATACACAAATCAATACATTAATTGCTAAAATTGAAGGTCAAAATCTTTGGCTtggaagttttttttctttatctacaGTGGGTTCTGTTCCATGCTAAAGACAGTATGATAAACCAGCACTTAACCCAGCAGCTGAATAGCACTTTAACCAGTTATTGGAATCACACTTAAATGGAACTTGCACTTAAGCCAACATGCTTTGTGTATCATCACTGTACGGATTATCAACACATCCTTCCAGTAACGAAAGTTGACAATTATGGAACAGAAGAGCCAGTTAGTTTTTCATCGCAAGTCCACATCACACTCATTATTACGCTGACTAAACACAAGTTTGTTTAGAGCAAgatcaggtattttttttttttttgttgtctcGGAAATGCCTGGACATGTTGCTCTTTTACATCATGACAATAAAAAGTGTCAAGGTAGATGGCTAACATATCTGTATATTCATTCATAGGaaatgagtaatatatatatatatatatatatatatatatatatatatatatatatatgggtgttataTGGTGTtaatgtgagtatatgtgtgcgtatatgtggaCAGGTGTAGCATAACAATCTGACATACAAAAAGTAGTAACAGAGGGAGATCATCAAATTGTACCAGGAGAAGACCTGGGCTGACCAAGGAAAAATCAGGGTTTGCTTACGAACTGTAATGGCACCTCTTACACATGGACACACCCCCCTCTGTGGTACTCCAGTGGGTGTGCGTGTGATCCAATTATGTACTGAACACTGCCACTGAGTCGTGTGAAACCCACTttgatacaataataataaaaaaatcattttgaCACCTGACTTTTATAAATATGTATCCAATCTGTCTGACATAAATTTAGTTTTTCTTTAATTACCGTCATTTTAGGTCATGGACCCACATCACTAGAGGACACACGAAGAGCGCCCTACATTCACACAATACAGACAGTACAAGTTCATTTATGATCGACATTCACCAAAAGAAAAGTATAATTCAATTTACTGTTGTGCTGAAGAAAATAGGATCTCGAGGCACTCATGCACCATGGAAAAGATTACCAACCCTGGGCTTTGTCAGCTAAAATTATGCTGTTTACTCACTTTTAAAGACTGTGTCCATTGCATTACTCTGTAACACTAAGATTCATTTTCATACGGTTTAGGGCCCTCTGTTCGTGTCTGTTGTTATCCATATAAAAGCCTTGCTATTGAAGAAATAGTTTATAAGCATAATAAAACTGTCTGAATCTTTCCCATCTTTATTACAATAATGGATTTATTTATTCCTCTGAAtcattccttttcttcttttaggTTTCTGAAAGGCTCATCAGTGGCTTGACGTTCCATTTCCGAGTATTCGTCAATAACTTTGCAATTTCAGTCAGTTGCTGTGTTGATGTTGCAACAGGTACTGCATGTAGGAGCAGCAAGCTGTGTGTGTCTTCAGTATTACCATTGATATAACTGCACGATTCGCACACACTCTTGGCATACACTTAACAGAATTATGATAATTCATTAAGAAATGTCTAAGGTAACATCACATGTCTATAATCATTATCAGAGAGCACAGTTGATGATTTTACGATTATCAAGAAATTAAAAGTCTGGTCCCCTGCCAACTCACAACTCGTGTTGCCCTCGCATCACCTCCAAACATCTCACTATGCCATGCCCAGGTTTCCATAGATCATGATGTTTTCCTTTTTGAGAATATTAAGAACAGGTACAGAGGCACGAATGCATTATTGGTAACTTCGTAATTGTAGGCGCAAAGACATGAAACTGTGAGCTAAGGGCGGAACCTGAGCattcggaaaagaaaaaaaaaaaatgcagttatGAAGATGTTTGGTGTTGTACAACTAATACTTATAAAAAATGCATGTACTGTCCCTTCAGCATGCTGGTTGTAGCAATAAATATGAAGTAGATTCTAAGCTGGTGAATATCCGAGGCTTAAAATGTCCGTACATCTTTCACATAGGTTAAGAATATTCGCATTTATTCCTCGTTAAGAATATTCGCATTTATTCCTCGATCACAATCATTCCAAATACTTTTGTACAAGACTGGAAAGTTTACTTTATATAAGAGGTCGCGTCTCCCCAGGAGGATCATCGAGAGGGAAGTGTGTTTCTAAAGGTCTTTGAGGaggaccaccctcctcctccgcctcctcctcctcaaacacttcatcgTCTCCTCTATCACAAACGTCATCCATGAGCGCCGTAGACTCCAAGCACCCGTCTTGTTCGGGACTCTGAGAGGTGTCTGATCTTCGTGACTGGTTGTGGATGCTGATGACAGATGGTCCGTAACAATTTTCTGTCGCCGTATCGCACAGCTTCGAAGGACAATCCGATTTATTCTCGGAGTTCGGCACTATGAGCGCTGGAGCTGCTAGGTTCGTGATATAGAGGAGTTCTGCATGTTGAGTGGTGCGGGGAAGATGCCCATCGGAGGGAAAGCGGGAGGGGCTCGTTTGCGAAGACGattgagggagcaaagtgagactGACGCATTTCCCTCCGATTGGGAAGTCACGACTGAACGTGGGTGACTGATCATTGGCGTTGTGCACGTCCACGCACGGGCCAACCACCGACTCTTCCCCATCTGCATCTTTGACAACGCTGACCGAGTGAGAGGAAATGGTGCTCAGCTTACGTGGGATGAACGCCACGGTCAGTCCTCCCATGGGATAGCGTGGGTTTAAATAGTCTCTGGAGATCTCGTGTTCGTCCTCCTCGTAGCTCTCTTGTTCGTACACACAGGAGAGGTTGTCAGGGCGTTGGTGTAATGGACATGGTACATCACACTTCCCGACTAATGCCTTGCTAGGTATATACGTTTCACGCTCAATGGCAGCCTGCCTCTGCAGACGAGGCTTGATGCGGACTGCCGAGGTGGTAGGCGCTGATCGTTGGCCGGATATGCCAGACTGCTGCCTCACCAGCAGCGCCTGGTGGTGAGTAATCTGCCGTGCTGGAATTTGGGTGTGGCTCTCTCCTCGACGGTCTCTGAGAGAACCTAACCGTAAAGTTGGAGTTGCGTCCGTTTTACCCACACCCCGTGACCCGCTGCTGGATATATCAGACGAGACAGAAGACCTTGAGATGCGCCACGTCGATGTTGAGGCCGTGGTGGCCGAGGAATCATTgcgagaggaggagaggttgctCTCCTGCGAGGGCTTACGGGACAGGTACCAAGAGTTGTGGCGACGGCGGTCAAGTATCCGCAAGGACATGGCCGCCTGGCCTCGACGCCAGGTTTCTGACCAGGAAGAACTGTAGGTCTCGCTTGAAACAGAAGTCTGTCGTTTAGACTTCAGTGCACTTCTAGACGGCTGGTAGCTAAAGTCGCCGGCCGAGTTCATTTCCTCAGTCTCTCTGTGGCAGAAAAGGTACTTTAGTGCTGATATACGCAAACGGTGGTGGAGTTTCTGTGTCTCTTGCGCTTTGTTCAGACAGCGACAAGACTTGTTATCCGGACGCGAGGAGTTGTCCAGCGCACTGTTGGTGTTGGCCGGAGTCTGGCGGTTACTAAAATTTGACGAGTGTCGACAGCGTCCGATCCCTCTCGTTACCCGAGACTCTTCAATAGTCTTGCACAACATTACACAGTCTTTCTTAAACTGTTTGGTTAAGAGAGCGTATAGAAATGGATTACAACAGGAATTAAATGGAAGGATGAAAACAGTGAACACTTTGGCCTCCTTTAACGATATCAACTGTAACCCAAAGGCGGCAGTTAGAGAAAAAAATGCTATTGGAGCCCAGCAGATAAAGTCTGTAAACACTAGAAGGGCCATTCTCTTGGCGATCCGCGAGTCGTTGCTGTTCCAAGCTTGAGACCCACGGATGGCGCAGTAGATCTTGAGGTAACAACCCATCAGGATGAGGAAGGCGATACCATTGATGAACATGAGGAACACCACGTATCCCAGGCCAGCGCCTTTCGTCTCAATGGGTAGGCACACGGCGAACTTGCGATAGTCCGAGACCCCAATGAGAGGCAGAAGAGCCATGGTGCAAGCGAAGAGCCAACCCAACACCATAATGTAGGCTGCATGACGGAGGGACAGCCGCTTGTTCAGGTGCATGGCGTGGGTGATGGCATAGTTACGTTCCATGGTGATGACAGTCAGAGTATAAACGGAGAGCTCACAGCTGAGCACCCCTAGGAAGCCCGCTACCTGGCACCCAGACGAGGTCTGCCACGGGATGGCGTACATGCGGAACTCTCCCAGCGTCGAGGCATCGACCACCGCCAGGAAACCTGAGGACAGGTATAAGGGAAGGAAGTTCTGCAATGATACAACTAAATCTCTGTTTTCCAGTTTGTGGTTTTCTCAGACTATCCCTAAGATGACATGTCACCATTTGCACTGAAAGTACGGACAGTAGTTCAACTCCGCATAATCACATCATGCGTACAAGAATTTAGTTGCACCGGCGGCCTCTACCAAATATTAACATAAAATTAATGATCAAAACGCCACTCTCTAACGATATCTCTTTATTAATAATGTTAACATGAAATTactgatcaacaacacagttctcTTACTATATCTCTTTACTGATAATGTTAACATGAAATTACTGATCAACAACGCAATTCTCTAACTTTATCTCTTAATAATGTTCAAGTTTCAAGTAAGTTCCATTACATTAAACAAATATATTTCCAGTTTAAAGTAACAAAAGTTCCTGATGCAAACTGCATGCAACTTGAATCTCTAATAAGTtctacaagaagaaaaaaaagataacaatttatatataaaatgacCAGATGTAAGTTCAATCTATCTTCCCTGTATGGTGGTACGGGGTACCTCACTTACCCAGGTAGAGACCCATGAAGAAGTCAGCGAAGGCGAGGTTCGTGACGAGGAACCTGGGGACGTCCATCTTGGCTCTGGCAAACATGAGCACCACCACGACTGTTCCGTTGCCGAGGAGCGCCAAGAGGAACACGATCCACACCCCACACCGCAGCGTCCACCAGTCAAAGAGATCCTCGCACGGCATGAACGGTCCTGTTGAGGTATACAGACAGTCACCAGCTGATCACTCACTATCCACAACCCTACAGTCAGAAAGTCACCAGTTGAACACTCACTATCCACAACCCTACAGTCAGAAAGTCACCAGCTGAACACTCACAATCCACAACCCTACAAAGTCACCAGCTGAACACACACAATCCACAACCCTACAG
This window encodes:
- the LOC139750238 gene encoding uncharacterized protein isoform X3, which translates into the protein MRAAGDAGGPAGGGRGSLSPLPLPLFLLLLFLLPLVATVSACPASCTCEPALPRRASVTSRRLPWAIGRETLVPQDTEFVALLCQGAGLTAPPEPLSLNGLDPANVIKMDLSNNEIMELPDHAFSHYTALQTLILSGNKIEMVARRALHKLPLEVLMLDDNRLSGLVGGSLPESLRELSLEMNAFASFPPFLSSLHGLRCLNVAHNQLTSLRESDLHGLHNLLILSLHQNRISVVEPRALARLRNLEVLDLGNNLLTEVPAAVSRCRKLRQLLLASNRLTYVAEDSLTGMTRLEEVDLHANPLLTVHHRAFSNLPALFKLILKEAKQLQEFPDLNGTRSLEMIRIDRASLTSVPSDLCNAIPRLRSLNLQRNDIGDLPDLNRCHHLRLIDLSNNNISTFRSKPFRNLSYLQDLLLQGNRISAIHNDTFRGLDRLQVLQLEGNHITSIHPDAFLPLVSLEDINLGNNSFPELPARGLERVVSIKVHNNRHLRVFPGPESFPMVRTLTLSYAYHCCPFLRLEDQTEAPQIIEEVVFGMDGLEDLDPTIWNVSGVWPDMPNTDLATASLDLGEATAATQTLPPMPRHQVDCKPEPGPFMPCEDLFDWWTLRCGVWIVFLLALLGNGTVVVVLMFARAKMDVPRFLVTNLAFADFFMGLYLGFLAVVDASTLGEFRMYAIPWQTSSGCQVAGFLGVLSCELSVYTLTVITMERNYAITHAMHLNKRLSLRHAAYIMVLGWLFACTMALLPLIGVSDYRKFAVCLPIETKGAGLGYVVFLMFINGIAFLILMGCYLKIYCAIRGSQAWNSNDSRIAKRMALLVFTDFICWAPIAFFSLTAAFGLQLISLKEAKVFTVFILPFNSCCNPFLYALLTKQFKKDCVMLCKTIEESRVTRGIGRCRHSSNFSNRQTPANTNSALDNSSRPDNKSCRCLNKAQETQKLHHRLRISALKYLFCHRETEEMNSAGDFSYQPSRSALKSKRQTSVSSETYSSSWSETWRRGQAAMSLRILDRRRHNSWYLSRKPSQESNLSSSRNDSSATTASTSTWRISRSSVSSDISSSGSRGVGKTDATPTLRLGSLRDRRGESHTQIPARQITHHQALLVRQQSGISGQRSAPTTSAVRIKPRLQRQAAIERETYIPSKALVGKCDVPCPLHQRPDNLSCVYEQESYEEDEHEISRDYLNPRYPMGGLTVAFIPRKLSTISSHSVSVVKDADGEESVVGPCVDVHNANDQSPTFSRDFPIGGKCVSLTLLPQSSSQTSPSRFPSDGHLPRTTQHAELLYITNLAAPALIVPNSENKSDCPSKLCDTATENCYGPSVISIHNQSRRSDTSQSPEQDGCLESTALMDDVCDRGDDEVFEEEEAEEEGGPPQRPLETHFPLDDPPGETRPLI
- the LOC139750238 gene encoding uncharacterized protein isoform X2 produces the protein MRAAGDAGGPAGGGRGSLSPLPLPLFLLLLFLLPLVATVSACPASCTCEPALPRRASVTSRRLPWAIGRETLVPQDTEFVALLCQGAGLTAPPEPLSLNGLDPANVIKMDLSNNEIMELPDHAFSHYTALQTLILSGNKIEMVARRALHKLPLEVLMLDDNRLSGLVGGSLPESLRELSLEMNAFASFPPFLSSLHGLRCLNVAHNQLTSLRESDLHGLHNLLILSLHQNRISVVEPRALARLRNLEVLDLGNNLLTEVPAAVSRCRKLRQLLLASNRLTYVAEDSLTGMTRLEEVDLHANPLLTVHHRAFSNLPALFKLILKEAKQLQEFPDLNGTRSLEMIRIDRASLTSVPSDLCNAIPRLRSLNLQRNDIGDLPDLNRCHHLRLIDLSNNNISTFRSKPFRNLSYLQDLLLQGNRISAIHNDTFRGLDRLQVLQLEGNHITSIHPDAFLPLVSLEDINLGNNSFPELPARGLERVVSIKVHNNRHLRVFPGPESFPMVRTLTLSYAYHCCPFLRLEDQTEAPQIIEEVVFGMDGLEDLDPTIWNVSGVWPDMRMSTNFAAIWANLAADFPPANTDLATASLDLGEATAATQTLPPMPRHQVDCKPEPGPFMPCEDLFDWWTLRCGVWIVFLLALLGNGTVVVVLMFARAKMDVPRFLVTNLAFADFFMGLYLGFLAVVDASTLGEFRMYAIPWQTSSGCQVAGFLGVLSCELSVYTLTVITMERNYAITHAMHLNKRLSLRHAAYIMVLGWLFACTMALLPLIGVSDYRKFAVCLPIETKGAGLGYVVFLMFINGIAFLILMGCYLKIYCAIRGSQAWNSNDSRIAKRMALLVFTDFICWAPIAFFSLTAAFGLQLISLKEAKVFTVFILPFNSCCNPFLYALLTKQFKKDCVMLCKTIEESRVTRGIGRCRHSSNFSNRQTPANTNSALDNSSRPDNKSCRCLNKAQETQKLHHRLRISALKYLFCHRETEEMNSAGDFSYQPSRSALKSKRQTSVSSETYSSSWSETWRRGQAAMSLRILDRRRHNSWYLSRKPSQESNLSSSRNDSSATTASTSTWRISRSSVSSDISSSGSRGVGKTDATPTLRLGSLRDRRGESHTQIPARQITHHQALLVRQQSGISGQRSAPTTSAVRIKPRLQRQAAIERETYIPSKALVGKCDVPCPLHQRPDNLSCVYEQESYEEDEHEISRDYLNPRYPMGGLTVAFIPRKLSTISSHSVSVVKDADGEESVVGPCVDVHNANDQSPTFSRDFPIGGKCVSLTLLPQSSSQTSPSRFPSDGHLPRTTQHAELLYITNLAAPALIVPNSENKSDCPSKLCDTATENCYGPSVISIHNQSRRSDTSQSPEQDGCLESTALMDDVCDRGDDEVFEEEEAEEEGGPPQRPLETHFPLDDPPGETRPLI